Proteins from a genomic interval of Gammaproteobacteria bacterium:
- a CDS encoding TonB-dependent receptor: MLFLLSKHSRKAVRLIEVLLTFGLTALAVQTANAQEEEATDTALEEIVVTGTHIEGADVGGLLPVTVMDFEDIRATGAEIGDELLRAIPQFGSIGMTHVRGGITGVNAARGDVASFNLRSLGEGNTLVLINGRRMVLHPITQTSTAFGVPVASPNANTLPIAGLNRVEVLRDGASSLYGADAVAGVVNYVLDDTFDGSEVSIRYGAENGTGRDDLSINGAIGFELGGGNTHLLLSGSYMTSTGVLASEKSYSMTQDNRSRAPEEFRSDTSLDGRSSLEPHSLVSFTGLGSFHVRPANMVRDNGGMLGVADCGGRGLAGADLVYNDGVQDLCLDSSGQDRALRPNRNEVKSLTPDVDRINLYARLSHDLDNGWELYGEGAYYYSEVNRVWEQAAILSNGRFFVPADYYWNPFGPVTFADGRPNPNRLPGLDTSIVPAEGLGFRLTGHRPVDLGPRRVEVESSSYRMLAGLQGNLGDWDIDTAVWHSEARVDDTASNRISTPLFQAQMMLDTPAAYNIFTGVNPNDTTSTIDSTPNPQSSIDPFLVSASRDVTTTLTAVDFRASRPDLFSLPAGEVGIAVGAEFRSEDLDEDNSSIFDGSMPYIDPLNPSLGPGQVTNLSSLEGSSVRPDVAADRDVSSLYAELLIPLVANSEGVPIVEAQVAARFEDFSDVGNITRPKIALSWFPSGWLRLRGSYSEGFRAPNLIQLNSPGTSITTSIQDFAEGILLGTGDLNSGPANGNYILETSGNAALRPEESEQTSIGIVLTPTDGLTVTLDWWEIESTGAVGVFTDENESRLDAVLRAEGSSNPAVFRDVPDADNPLGEILRVVRRYENLNTRKVNGYDVQVIYALESPVGAFDFRLNWAELKDFDQEAGGNAARLVEAGANPSVLGATVGSLIRREFFPERRATFSARWGSNNSLWEVGAFASYVSDVFEPSVTNSNGDFMTVESMTVVNVHAARYDLLGAGSAIRLGITNVFDEDPPLASESFGFEGELHTNRAQYVYLSFSRRFQ, translated from the coding sequence ATGTTGTTTTTGTTATCGAAACACTCCAGGAAAGCAGTCCGTCTCATCGAAGTGCTGCTGACGTTCGGCCTTACGGCACTGGCGGTCCAAACGGCCAATGCGCAGGAGGAGGAAGCCACGGACACGGCCCTCGAGGAGATCGTTGTCACCGGGACGCACATCGAGGGCGCCGATGTGGGAGGGCTGTTGCCGGTAACGGTGATGGACTTCGAAGACATTCGGGCAACCGGCGCCGAGATTGGCGATGAGCTCCTAAGGGCTATCCCGCAGTTCGGCTCAATCGGCATGACGCATGTCCGGGGCGGCATCACGGGCGTCAACGCGGCCCGGGGAGATGTCGCATCGTTCAATCTGAGAAGCCTGGGCGAAGGCAATACGCTGGTTCTGATTAACGGCAGGCGGATGGTACTGCACCCCATTACGCAGACCAGTACGGCTTTCGGCGTGCCCGTTGCGTCGCCAAACGCCAACACCCTGCCGATCGCCGGTCTCAACCGGGTGGAAGTGCTTCGCGACGGCGCGAGTTCGCTGTACGGAGCTGACGCCGTTGCGGGCGTTGTCAACTACGTCCTTGACGACACGTTCGACGGCTCGGAGGTTTCGATTCGCTATGGCGCCGAGAACGGCACCGGCCGGGACGATCTGTCGATAAACGGTGCGATCGGCTTCGAACTGGGCGGCGGCAACACGCACCTGTTGCTTTCCGGAAGCTACATGACCAGCACCGGCGTACTCGCCTCGGAGAAATCGTATTCAATGACGCAGGACAATCGATCGCGAGCGCCGGAAGAGTTCAGATCGGACACGAGCCTCGACGGGCGTTCCAGCCTGGAGCCCCATTCTCTCGTGAGTTTCACGGGCCTGGGCTCGTTCCACGTACGTCCTGCGAACATGGTGAGGGACAACGGCGGCATGCTCGGAGTAGCCGATTGCGGTGGCCGGGGACTTGCCGGCGCGGACCTCGTTTATAACGACGGCGTGCAGGACTTGTGCCTGGACTCGAGCGGCCAGGACCGCGCCCTGCGTCCCAACCGCAATGAAGTCAAGTCGCTGACGCCGGATGTCGATCGAATCAATCTTTATGCCCGCCTCAGCCATGATCTGGACAACGGTTGGGAACTCTACGGCGAAGGGGCCTACTACTATTCGGAAGTCAATCGCGTCTGGGAGCAGGCCGCGATCCTGAGCAATGGGCGGTTCTTCGTGCCGGCGGACTACTACTGGAACCCGTTCGGCCCGGTGACGTTCGCCGACGGCCGTCCGAACCCGAACCGGCTGCCCGGCCTGGACACGTCCATCGTCCCGGCGGAGGGCCTTGGCTTTCGGCTCACCGGTCATCGGCCGGTCGATCTGGGGCCCAGACGTGTTGAGGTCGAGAGCTCCAGCTATCGAATGTTGGCGGGTCTGCAGGGCAACCTGGGAGACTGGGATATCGATACCGCCGTCTGGCACAGCGAGGCGCGCGTGGACGACACCGCCAGCAATCGCATAAGCACGCCGCTTTTTCAGGCGCAGATGATGCTGGACACCCCGGCCGCCTACAACATTTTTACCGGCGTCAATCCGAACGATACGACCAGCACCATCGACTCCACCCCGAACCCGCAGTCCAGTATCGATCCTTTCCTGGTCAGCGCATCACGGGACGTCACTACTACGCTAACGGCCGTCGACTTTCGGGCTTCGAGGCCGGACCTGTTTTCGTTGCCGGCCGGTGAGGTTGGTATCGCGGTGGGCGCCGAATTCCGGAGCGAGGACCTAGACGAGGACAACAGTTCGATCTTCGACGGCTCCATGCCCTACATCGATCCGCTGAATCCGAGCCTCGGGCCCGGTCAGGTGACCAATCTCAGCAGCCTCGAGGGCAGCAGCGTCCGGCCGGACGTTGCCGCGGACCGGGATGTTTCGTCCTTGTACGCGGAACTCCTGATTCCACTTGTGGCGAACAGTGAAGGAGTGCCGATCGTTGAAGCCCAGGTCGCTGCCCGCTTCGAGGACTTCAGCGACGTCGGCAACATAACCCGCCCGAAGATCGCACTTTCGTGGTTTCCCAGCGGGTGGCTGCGGTTGCGGGGCTCCTACTCGGAGGGCTTCCGGGCGCCGAATCTGATTCAGCTGAACTCGCCGGGAACGTCCATCACGACCTCGATACAGGATTTTGCCGAGGGCATACTGCTCGGCACCGGCGACCTGAACAGCGGCCCGGCCAACGGCAACTACATTCTGGAAACCTCGGGCAACGCGGCGCTGAGGCCGGAGGAAAGCGAGCAGACGAGTATCGGTATCGTGTTGACGCCCACGGACGGCCTTACAGTTACGCTGGACTGGTGGGAGATCGAATCGACCGGCGCCGTGGGCGTGTTCACCGACGAGAACGAGTCGCGCCTCGACGCGGTGCTGCGCGCCGAAGGCAGCTCAAATCCCGCCGTGTTTCGCGACGTGCCGGATGCGGACAATCCGCTCGGCGAAATCCTGAGGGTCGTGCGTCGCTATGAGAACCTCAACACAAGAAAGGTGAACGGCTACGATGTCCAGGTCATCTATGCGCTGGAATCGCCCGTCGGCGCCTTTGACTTCCGGCTGAACTGGGCCGAACTCAAGGACTTTGACCAGGAAGCCGGCGGAAACGCGGCGCGACTGGTGGAAGCAGGGGCAAACCCGAGCGTGCTCGGAGCGACTGTCGGGTCTCTGATCCGGCGGGAGTTCTTCCCGGAGCGGCGGGCCACCTTCAGCGCGCGTTGGGGCAGCAACAACTCACTCTGGGAAGTCGGCGCATTCGCTTCCTACGTAAGCGACGTGTTCGAACCGTCGGTAACGAATTCGAATGGCGACTTCATGACGGTCGAGTCGATGACCGTCGTTAATGTTCACGCGGCGCGTTACGACCTGCTTGGTGCGGGAAGCGCGATCCGTCTCGGAATCACCAATGTTTTCGACGAGGATCCCCCGCTTGCATCGGAGTCGTTTGGATTCGAAGGCGAATTGCACACCAACCGCGCGCAATATGTCTACCTGAGTTTCAGCAGGCGGTTTCAGTAA